The following proteins are encoded in a genomic region of Streptococcus sp. 29892:
- a CDS encoding HAMP domain-containing sensor histidine kinase: MNLQKRIFRLNMMMLVLSLIAMLGVSVYVVNSIYRNQGTWQSTSQKTAASQQSLEKFMGTDFASLAEALSLHGAQLYVESNGEILFSNLTDDADELSEVTVSSTTRTSYADGEVVISRKIAANGQIYYLYAILEDLEEQQDSQDFQAFLLQLFLVGGAGIVIIVVLNFFFTRRLLGVVMRPLDELHSGVDRIQQGDYTVPLTYQGDKEFEELTKGFNQMQTSLLDAREKNRLYEQKRTQMVADISHDLRTPLTSIKGYSKGILDGIANTEEKRNQYLTVIYQKSQVMEKLLEKLFAFSQLQTDKMPFDNVQLDLATFLQTYVREKSAELADEAILFQLDVAENLPVEIDPIQFRRILDNLVDNARKYADVSPLKLAIAGSVQEQEIVWTFTDNGKGTATDKLNLIFEEFYREDDTRQQVEGHGLGLAIVKNIIERLGGSVSVEATPGLRFIFRLPRKDMR; encoded by the coding sequence ATGAATTTACAGAAACGAATATTTCGCTTGAATATGATGATGCTGGTCCTGTCATTGATAGCCATGCTGGGCGTCAGTGTCTATGTGGTGAATAGTATTTACCGTAACCAAGGAACCTGGCAGTCCACCAGTCAGAAGACAGCAGCAAGTCAACAAAGTCTAGAGAAGTTTATGGGTACAGATTTTGCAAGTTTAGCAGAAGCTTTATCCTTGCATGGAGCCCAACTGTATGTAGAAAGTAATGGGGAGATTTTATTTTCAAACCTTACTGATGATGCTGATGAGTTGTCAGAAGTGACCGTTTCATCTACGACCCGTACTTCCTATGCTGATGGTGAAGTTGTCATTAGTCGAAAGATTGCAGCAAACGGTCAAATATATTATTTGTATGCCATTCTAGAAGATTTAGAGGAGCAACAGGACAGCCAAGATTTTCAAGCCTTTCTATTGCAACTTTTCTTGGTTGGTGGGGCAGGTATTGTCATCATAGTGGTGCTTAATTTCTTCTTTACTCGTCGTCTTCTAGGTGTGGTCATGCGTCCTTTGGATGAATTGCACAGCGGTGTAGACCGTATCCAGCAGGGAGATTATACAGTGCCTTTGACCTATCAGGGGGATAAGGAATTTGAGGAATTGACCAAAGGGTTCAATCAGATGCAGACTTCCTTGTTGGATGCCCGTGAGAAAAATCGACTGTATGAGCAAAAACGAACCCAGATGGTTGCGGATATTTCACATGATTTGCGAACACCCTTGACTTCGATCAAAGGCTATTCCAAGGGGATTTTGGATGGCATTGCTAACACGGAGGAAAAACGCAATCAGTATCTAACGGTTATTTACCAAAAATCTCAGGTGATGGAGAAATTACTGGAAAAATTATTTGCCTTTTCACAATTACAAACAGATAAAATGCCGTTTGATAATGTGCAGCTTGATTTGGCAACCTTTTTGCAGACCTATGTCAGAGAGAAATCAGCCGAGTTAGCCGATGAGGCTATTCTGTTCCAGTTGGATGTAGCTGAAAACCTGCCGGTTGAGATTGACCCTATCCAATTCCGCCGTATTTTAGATAATCTAGTTGATAATGCTAGAAAATACGCAGATGTTAGTCCATTGAAACTAGCTATTGCAGGTTCTGTCCAAGAGCAAGAAATCGTCTGGACCTTTACAGATAATGGAAAAGGGACTGCAACGGATAAGCTGAACTTGATTTTTGAAGAGTTTTACAGGGAAGATGATACTCGTCAGCAGGTAGAAGGGCATGGTTTAGGTTTAGCTATTGTAAAAAATATTATTGAGAGACTTGGAGGAAGTGTATCTGTTGAGGCAACTCCAGGACTTCGATTTATCTTTAGATTACCTAGGAAGGATATGAGATGA
- the pgsA gene encoding CDP-diacylglycerol--glycerol-3-phosphate 3-phosphatidyltransferase — MKKENIPNALTVGRILIIPIFILLLTVWQSAISHILAAVIFALASITDYLDGYLARKWQVVTNFGKFADPMADKILVMSAFIMLVELGFAPAWVVAIIICRELAVTGLRLLLVENGGTVLAAAMPGKIKTFSQMFAVIFLLLHWSLLGQITLYIALFFTLYSGYDYFKGASFLFKDTFK, encoded by the coding sequence ATGAAAAAAGAAAATATTCCCAACGCTTTGACAGTCGGACGGATTTTGATTATTCCAATCTTTATCCTTCTTCTTACTGTCTGGCAGTCAGCTATTAGCCATATTTTAGCGGCAGTCATTTTTGCCCTGGCAAGTATTACGGATTATCTGGATGGTTATTTGGCTCGTAAGTGGCAGGTAGTGACAAACTTTGGTAAGTTTGCAGATCCGATGGCTGATAAGATTTTGGTTATGTCTGCCTTCATTATGTTGGTGGAACTTGGTTTTGCTCCAGCATGGGTGGTAGCAATTATTATCTGTCGTGAATTGGCAGTGACCGGTCTTCGTTTGCTCTTGGTTGAAAATGGTGGAACCGTTTTGGCAGCAGCTATGCCAGGTAAAATTAAGACATTCTCACAGATGTTTGCGGTGATTTTTCTGCTCTTGCATTGGAGTTTGTTGGGTCAGATTACGCTTTATATTGCACTTTTCTTTACCCTTTATTCAGGCTATGACTATTTCAAGGGTGCATCTTTCTTATTCAAAGATACGTTTAAGTGA
- a CDS encoding energy-coupling factor ABC transporter ATP-binding protein, whose protein sequence is MTNIIEVKNLKYKYSQDDEDYTLNDVSFHVKQGEWLSIIGHNGSGKSTTVRLIDGLLEAESGDIIIDGDVLTVDNVWDKRRLIGMVFQNPDNQFVGATVEDDVAFGLENQGIALEEMRKRVDEALELVGMADFKTREPARLSGGQKQRVAIAGVVALRPKIIILDEATSMLDPEGRLDLIKIVQEIKDRHGMTVISITHDLDEVALSDRVIVMKRGQVESVSTPTELFMREDLADLDLDKPFTTELATYLRQAGFDLPLRYFTEEELEETLWELLSKK, encoded by the coding sequence ATGACAAATATTATTGAAGTAAAAAATCTTAAGTATAAATATAGTCAAGATGATGAGGATTATACCTTAAACGATGTTTCGTTTCACGTGAAACAGGGTGAATGGTTGTCCATCATCGGTCATAATGGTTCAGGGAAGTCAACAACTGTTCGTTTGATTGATGGATTATTGGAAGCTGAGTCTGGAGATATTATCATTGATGGTGATGTCCTAACAGTTGATAATGTCTGGGATAAGCGTCGCCTGATTGGTATGGTATTTCAAAATCCAGACAATCAATTTGTAGGTGCTACAGTTGAAGATGATGTTGCTTTTGGTTTGGAAAACCAAGGAATAGCCTTGGAAGAGATGCGGAAACGGGTAGATGAAGCCTTGGAATTAGTTGGAATGGCTGATTTTAAAACCCGTGAGCCTGCTCGTTTATCTGGTGGTCAGAAGCAACGGGTAGCTATTGCTGGAGTGGTGGCCTTGCGTCCTAAAATTATCATTTTGGATGAGGCTACATCCATGCTGGATCCAGAAGGTCGTCTTGATTTGATTAAAATTGTTCAGGAGATTAAGGATCGGCATGGGATGACGGTTATCTCTATCACGCATGATTTAGATGAGGTGGCTTTAAGTGATCGTGTTATTGTGATGAAACGAGGTCAGGTTGAGTCAGTCAGCACTCCGACGGAGCTTTTTATGCGGGAGGATTTAGCAGACTTGGATTTAGATAAGCCTTTCACGACAGAACTGGCTACATATTTACGTCAGGCTGGATTTGATTTACCGCTTCGCTATTTTACAGAGGAAGAATTAGAGGAAACTTTATGGGAATTGCTCTCCAAGAAGTAA
- a CDS encoding response regulator transcription factor gives MTRILIAEDDVEIAYLERDYLEMQGYQVDLVHDGGLVEEQIKKEDYDLLILDVMLPNKTGYDLCRDLRDKVDFPILMVTSKQETMDVVRGLGLGADDYISKPFDPMELVARVKAHLARYQRLTKDDSSNELTVGNVTIFLDNWKVTLDGQEIKLPNREFELLVYLAKHPNRVFSKDHLFETIWGYDYVGDSATVAVHINRLRDKLGADLIETVWGAGYRLNA, from the coding sequence ATGACACGGATTTTAATCGCAGAAGATGATGTAGAGATTGCTTATTTGGAGAGAGATTATCTGGAAATGCAGGGCTACCAAGTAGACTTGGTACATGATGGTGGACTAGTTGAGGAACAAATCAAAAAAGAAGACTATGATTTGCTCATCTTAGATGTGATGCTTCCAAATAAAACAGGTTACGACCTTTGCCGCGATCTACGGGATAAGGTGGATTTCCCTATTTTGATGGTTACATCCAAGCAAGAAACCATGGACGTGGTCAGAGGATTGGGCTTGGGAGCAGACGACTATATCAGTAAGCCTTTTGATCCTATGGAACTGGTGGCGCGTGTTAAGGCTCATTTGGCTCGTTATCAACGGTTGACAAAGGATGATAGCAGTAATGAACTGACTGTCGGTAATGTGACCATATTCTTGGACAATTGGAAGGTAACCTTGGATGGTCAGGAAATAAAACTACCCAATCGTGAATTTGAACTGCTTGTTTACCTAGCCAAACACCCCAATCGTGTTTTCTCGAAAGACCATCTGTTTGAAACCATTTGGGGTTATGATTATGTAGGAGATAGTGCGACAGTGGCCGTCCACATTAATCGTCTGCGAGATAAACTGGGAGCCGATTTAATTGAAACGGTATGGGGAGCAGGTTATCGTCTTAATGCTTAA
- a CDS encoding LysM peptidoglycan-binding domain-containing protein, translated as MNITLKKNLKTTIAGLVAGATLLTAGVVSAETYTVQSGDTLSAIASKYNTSVEKLAEQNKISNPNLIHVGQAIEVGETASTATEEKPTEQAPAAETVTTTSEATTTTTSSYTSNLSAEDAAAKEWIAMKESSGSYDAQNGIYIGRYQLTNTYLNGDYSPENQERVADAYVAERYGSWSAAKAFWLANGWY; from the coding sequence ATGAATATTACATTGAAGAAAAACTTGAAAACAACAATCGCTGGCTTGGTAGCAGGGGCAACCTTATTGACTGCTGGTGTTGTTAGCGCGGAAACCTATACTGTACAATCTGGTGATACCTTATCAGCAATCGCTTCAAAATACAATACAAGTGTAGAGAAATTGGCAGAACAAAATAAAATTTCCAATCCAAATCTAATCCATGTTGGACAGGCTATTGAAGTTGGTGAAACAGCTTCTACTGCTACAGAAGAAAAACCAACGGAGCAAGCTCCAGCAGCTGAAACAGTTACAACAACAAGTGAAGCGACAACCACTACCACGAGTTCATATACTTCAAACTTGAGTGCAGAAGATGCAGCAGCTAAAGAATGGATTGCTATGAAGGAATCAAGCGGTAGCTATGATGCACAAAATGGTATCTACATTGGTCGTTATCAGTTGACTAATACATATTTGAACGGTGATTACTCACCAGAAAACCAAGAGCGTGTGGCTGATGCCTATGTAGCAGAACGTTATGGTTCATGGTCAGCAGCTAAAGCCTTCTGGTTGGCAAATGGCTGGTATTAA
- a CDS encoding energy-coupling factor transporter ATPase, with protein sequence MGIALQEVSYTYQADTPFEGRALFGVDLEIVDGSYTALIGHTGSGKSTILQLLNGLNVPTEGRVVIDDFVITATSENKDIKQVRKKVGLVFQFPESQVFDETVLKDVAFGPQNFGVSQEEAEQIAREKLALVGIDESLFERSPFELSGGQMRRVAIAGILAMEPSVLVLDEPTAGLDPAGRQELMAIFKTLHMSGMTIVLVTHLMDDVANYADFVYIMEKGKLVGSGKPTDIFQEVDFLESIQLGVPKITKFAANLERRGFVFERLPITIEEFTGMVTHG encoded by the coding sequence ATGGGAATTGCTCTCCAAGAAGTAAGCTACACCTATCAAGCTGATACGCCTTTTGAGGGACGTGCGCTATTTGGTGTGGATTTGGAGATTGTTGACGGCTCTTATACGGCGCTTATTGGGCATACGGGTTCGGGGAAATCAACGATTTTACAACTCTTGAATGGATTAAATGTGCCGACAGAGGGAAGAGTAGTTATTGATGACTTTGTGATTACAGCGACGTCAGAAAATAAGGATATTAAGCAAGTAAGGAAGAAAGTTGGCCTTGTTTTCCAATTTCCTGAAAGCCAAGTCTTTGATGAAACAGTCTTAAAAGATGTTGCTTTTGGTCCGCAAAATTTTGGAGTTTCTCAGGAAGAGGCTGAGCAAATTGCTCGTGAAAAGCTGGCCTTGGTTGGAATTGATGAGAGCTTGTTTGAACGTAGTCCCTTTGAGTTATCAGGTGGTCAAATGCGTCGGGTAGCTATTGCCGGCATTCTAGCCATGGAGCCAAGCGTTTTGGTCTTGGATGAACCAACAGCTGGTCTGGATCCTGCTGGTCGTCAAGAATTGATGGCTATTTTCAAGACCCTTCATATGTCTGGGATGACCATTGTTTTGGTCACTCATTTGATGGATGATGTGGCTAATTACGCTGATTTTGTTTATATTATGGAGAAAGGAAAGTTGGTTGGTTCTGGTAAACCAACAGATATTTTTCAAGAGGTTGATTTTTTGGAGAGTATTCAACTGGGTGTTCCTAAGATTACCAAGTTTGCGGCTAATCTGGAGAGAAGAGGTTTTGTATTTGAACGTCTTCCGATTACGATCGAAGAATTTACAGGGATGGTGACGCATGGATAA
- the sdaAA gene encoding L-serine ammonia-lyase, iron-sulfur-dependent, subunit alpha, with product MFYTIEELVQQAEQFSGNVAELMIATEIELTGRSREEILTIMSRNLTVMKASIVDGLTESKSVSGLTGGDAAKLDAYMKKGKTLSDSSILSAARNAMAVNELNAKMGLVCATPTAGSAGCLPAVLGVAIDKLNLTEEQQLDFLFTAGAFGLVIANNASISGAEGGCQAEVGSASAMSAAALTLAAGGSPYQASQAICFVIKNMLGLICDPVAGLVEVPCVKRNAMGASYAMVAADMALAGIESKIPVDEVINAMYQVGSALPTAFRETAEGGLAATPTGRRLAQEIFGEN from the coding sequence ATGTTTTATACTATCGAAGAATTAGTTCAGCAAGCCGAACAGTTTTCTGGCAATGTAGCTGAACTCATGATTGCGACTGAAATTGAGTTGACCGGTCGTAGCCGCGAAGAAATATTGACAATTATGTCAAGAAACTTGACAGTTATGAAAGCGTCGATTGTTGACGGATTAACAGAAAGCAAGTCCGTTTCTGGATTGACAGGTGGTGATGCTGCCAAGTTAGATGCTTATATGAAAAAGGGCAAGACACTGTCTGATTCCTCTATCCTATCCGCAGCAAGAAATGCTATGGCTGTCAACGAGTTAAACGCCAAAATGGGCTTGGTCTGTGCCACACCAACTGCTGGCTCTGCTGGTTGCTTGCCTGCCGTTCTTGGTGTTGCTATTGACAAGTTAAACTTGACAGAAGAGCAACAACTTGACTTCCTCTTTACAGCTGGGGCATTTGGTCTGGTCATTGCCAACAATGCCTCCATCTCAGGTGCAGAAGGAGGCTGTCAGGCAGAAGTTGGCTCTGCCTCTGCTATGTCCGCAGCGGCACTAACCCTTGCTGCTGGAGGAAGTCCCTACCAAGCCAGCCAAGCCATCTGCTTTGTCATCAAAAATATGTTAGGCCTCATCTGTGATCCCGTTGCAGGTCTGGTAGAAGTCCCATGTGTCAAACGAAACGCCATGGGAGCAAGCTATGCCATGGTGGCTGCAGATATGGCACTGGCAGGAATTGAATCAAAAATTCCTGTAGATGAGGTTATCAATGCCATGTACCAAGTAGGCTCTGCCCTACCAACCGCCTTCCGTGAAACTGCCGAAGGAGGTCTGGCTGCCACACCAACTGGTCGCCGATTGGCACAAGAAATCTTCGGCGAAAATTGA
- a CDS encoding energy-coupling factor transporter transmembrane component T family protein produces the protein MDKLILGRYIPGNSILHRLDPRSKLLAMFGFLLMIFWANNLVTNALLIGFVLGLVVLSRIRLSFFINGLKPMIGIILFTTFFQVFFTPGATILWEFWIFKVSLESLQQAGIIFVRFVLIIFFSTLLTLTTTPLSLADGIESGLAPLKRFKVPVHEIGLMLSMSLRFVPTLMDDTTRIMNAQRARGVDFNEGNLIQKVKSLIPILIPLFASSFKRADALATAMEARGYQGGDGRTKYRVLAWKKADSLAILIMIVLAGTLYLFKKS, from the coding sequence ATGGATAAATTGATTTTGGGTCGCTATATTCCAGGGAATTCCATTCTTCATCGCTTGGATCCGAGAAGCAAGCTCTTAGCCATGTTTGGCTTTCTCTTAATGATTTTCTGGGCCAATAATCTGGTAACAAATGCGTTATTGATTGGTTTTGTATTGGGCTTGGTTGTTTTATCACGTATCCGTTTGTCTTTCTTTATCAATGGTTTAAAACCAATGATTGGGATTATTCTCTTTACAACCTTTTTCCAGGTTTTCTTTACACCCGGGGCGACAATTCTGTGGGAGTTTTGGATTTTTAAAGTATCCTTAGAAAGTTTACAACAAGCGGGTATTATTTTTGTTCGCTTTGTTTTGATTATTTTCTTCTCAACCCTATTAACCCTGACGACAACACCGCTCAGTTTAGCAGATGGTATTGAATCAGGGCTGGCACCTTTGAAACGCTTTAAGGTTCCTGTGCATGAGATTGGACTGATGCTGTCTATGAGCCTGCGTTTTGTGCCTACTTTGATGGATGATACTACTCGAATTATGAATGCGCAAAGGGCGCGTGGAGTGGACTTTAACGAAGGCAATCTTATTCAGAAGGTAAAATCCCTTATTCCAATTTTAATTCCGTTATTTGCATCCAGCTTTAAAAGGGCTGATGCTCTGGCAACGGCAATGGAAGCGCGTGGCTATCAAGGTGGAGATGGGAGAACTAAGTATCGTGTTTTAGCGTGGAAGAAGGCGGATAGCCTAGCCATTCTGATTATGATTGTCTTGGCAGGAACTCTATATTTATTTAAAAAGTCTTAA
- a CDS encoding helix-turn-helix domain-containing protein, with the protein MRQKSIGEVLRAARESRGWTFVDLQRMTKIHARYLQALEYNDFDSISEDEDVDYVLTVYADALELDADVLLEAYDSNSLIKYREEGEEEILAAELKRSYRVKKKDHKSFLPLIYLLLASAFIIIFVTYIAYSRMQNQVLPTSETSYSVVGQTATSTSSETSTPEQSTTSSSSISAKNISISGSGDYIVATVTETVYPVEVTLSVKDATSWISLSGTELAEGVVLSPENPTVTTSLPEGISEAYLVLGVVKGVDITIAGQQLDTKALTSDTGSIGLVFE; encoded by the coding sequence GTGCGACAAAAGAGTATTGGTGAGGTACTTAGAGCAGCGCGTGAGTCACGAGGTTGGACCTTTGTTGATTTGCAGAGAATGACGAAAATCCATGCAAGGTATTTGCAAGCATTGGAGTACAATGATTTTGATTCTATTTCTGAAGATGAGGATGTTGATTACGTCTTAACGGTTTATGCAGATGCCTTAGAATTGGATGCAGATGTTCTGTTAGAAGCCTACGATAGCAATAGTTTGATAAAGTATCGTGAAGAAGGCGAGGAGGAAATCTTAGCGGCAGAATTGAAAAGAAGCTATCGGGTAAAAAAGAAAGATCATAAATCCTTTCTTCCCTTGATTTATCTCTTGCTTGCTTCAGCTTTCATCATTATTTTTGTGACCTATATAGCATATAGCCGTATGCAAAATCAAGTGTTGCCTACTTCGGAAACTTCCTACTCTGTTGTTGGGCAAACTGCTACAAGTACGTCTTCTGAAACAAGCACACCAGAGCAGTCCACAACTTCGTCAAGTAGCATTTCTGCTAAGAATATTAGCATTTCAGGTAGTGGAGATTACATTGTAGCGACTGTTACAGAAACTGTTTATCCAGTGGAAGTTACCCTTTCGGTTAAAGATGCTACTAGCTGGATTAGTTTATCCGGAACAGAATTGGCAGAGGGAGTAGTACTTTCTCCTGAAAATCCGACGGTTACGACTAGCCTGCCAGAAGGCATCAGCGAAGCCTATCTTGTTTTAGGTGTAGTGAAAGGGGTAGATATTACTATCGCCGGTCAACAATTGGATACGAAAGCATTAACGAGTGATACAGGTTCTATTGGACTTGTATTTGAATAA